From a single Dermacentor albipictus isolate Rhodes 1998 colony unplaced genomic scaffold, USDA_Dalb.pri_finalv2 scaffold_35, whole genome shotgun sequence genomic region:
- the LOC135897199 gene encoding uncharacterized protein — protein MGPAKLLVLFAFFSTSCAAMFYRTDDPCDFTDIHLDDEMFSTLLAKLPEGLEYGSQRFRYVLPGIEVGGMTVHGLSKLRQFGPAIPYCSKGKRMVQVDFYNTQPIDFISPWMACSDDKGKLSLSAEHTRFTAQFIIAESSGEGVKLEFERALPVTTQNIRVVLEGLGDGVGVFFEALSALIPSLLEGAWNAQFSHNLEKAFRMALE, from the exons ATGGGGCCAGCGAAACTCCTTGTGCTATTCGCTTTCTTCTCTACATCGTGTGCTGCGATGTTCTACAGGACTG atgatccatgtgacTTCACGGACATACACCTAGACGACGAAATGTTTTCCACGCTCCTGGCCAAGCTCCCGGAAGGTCTCGAGTATGGCTCGCAGAGGTTCCGCTATGTCCTCCCAGGAATTGAAGTCGGTGGAATGACTGTGCATGGCCTGAGCAAGCTCCGCCAGTTCGGACCCGCAATTCCTTACTGCTCCAAAGGAAAGCGCATGGTGCAAGTGGACTTCTACAATACTCAACCCATAGATTTCATCTCGCCATGGATGGCTTGCTCAGACGATAAAGGAAAGCTCAGTCTTAGCGCCGAGCACACGCGGTTCACAGCCCAATTTATCATTGCCGAGTCCTCTGGCGAAGGCGTGAAGCTGGAATTCGAGCGTGCACTCCCTGTTACAACGCAGAACATCCGCGTTGTTCTCGAAGGCCTTGGAGATGGCGTGGGCGTCTTTTTTGAGGCTCTCAGCGCGCTTATTCCAAGTTTACTTGAAGGAGCTTGGAACGCCCAATTTTCGCATAATCTTGAGAAGGCCTTCCGTATGGCCCTTGAGTGA